Sequence from the uncultured Sunxiuqinia sp. genome:
TCACTAATTCAATTCAAGATGATTCAGAAGGGATGGCTAGTTTCCCTGCTACTTGTCTTTCCGTTGTTCGGATTGGCACAGCTTGCCCCAAATATGGTGGAAGGAAGTGTAGCAGAGAGAACCGAAGATGGGAAAACGACGCCGCTCGTTGGTGTCAATGTGTATTGGGAAGGTACTTCTATTGGTACCAGCTCGGACAATACCGGGCAATTTATTATTGAGCGGACCAATAAAACCAAGCAGTTGGTATTTAGTTATATCGGTTATCGCAACGACACATTGGAGGTTAACACCGACAAAATTCCGATGGTGGTGATGGATGTTTCGCGCGAGTTGGGCGAGGTGGAGGTTGTACACCGACAGAAGTCGACAGAGATCTCCATGCTGGGCTCCGTCAAAGTGGAGCATATTGCGGAGAAGGAGTTGTGTAAAGCAGCCTGCTGTAACCTGAGTGAAAGTTTTGAAACCAGTCCAAGTATCGATGTTTCGTTTACTGATGCAGTAACCGGGTCGCGCCAGATTCAGATGCTGGGGCTAGCTGGCCCATACGTTCAGATGACCCGCGAAAATATACCGGATATGCGTGGATTGGCTTCGATTTACGGGTTGACACTCGTTCCGGGAACCTGGATCGAGAGCATTCAACTGAACAAAGGAACGGGTTCGGTGGTGAACGGCTACGAAAGTATTGCCGGGCAAATCAACCTCGAAATGAGAAAGCCTTAGGTGGCGGATCGGCTGTATTTGAACTTGTTTGTCAATGCGGAAAGTCGTTTGGAGGCCAACTTGAACCTAGCTCACCGGTTTAAATATGAAAATTGGTCAACAGCCTTGTTGTTGCATGGAAAGAACAATTCTGGAAAGCTTGACCACAACAATGACGGGTTTGTGGATATGCTGATCGGCAGCGCGTTTACCGCACTGAACCGCTGGACGTATAA
This genomic interval carries:
- a CDS encoding carboxypeptidase-like regulatory domain-containing protein, with amino-acid sequence MIQKGWLVSLLLVFPLFGLAQLAPNMVEGSVAERTEDGKTTPLVGVNVYWEGTSIGTSSDNTGQFIIERTNKTKQLVFSYIGYRNDTLEVNTDKIPMVVMDVSRELGEVEVVHRQKSTEISMLGSVKVEHIAEKELCKAACCNLSESFETSPSIDVSFTDAVTGSRQIQMLGLAGPYVQMTRENIPDMRGLASIYGLTLVPGTWIESIQLNKGTGSVVNGYESIAGQINLEMRKP